GATGACGTAAGAAACGATGAAGTGGAAGATGGAGAATCTAAGTGTCATGCTATGGGGGACagctttaataaagataataatgacagTGATAAGATCAAAAAATTCCGCGTGGATGTTGAACAGGGAAGCGTTGAAGAAAACAAAAAAGAAGAAAGTGAAAAGTTGGGCAATCAGCACGCTCAAAACATTATTTTATTAATGAGTCATCGGTTGTTGAGGAGACCCCAATTAATAACCCTGTTCAAAACCGTGATACAAGCCCAATGGACCATGATAAATCTACTAAGCCCACTAAAACAACCATAAAATCAACCAAATTCGAGCCACAAAATTCCAAACCCAAATTTGATGATCCCAGTTGTAAACCTGTCTCCAACAACGAGCCCATTATATCAGTTAATCCAGTCGAGCCCATTAACGTAGAACCCAATTCACCTCCTTTTGATACCAACATCGagcccaattttatcaaacctaaaCCTAAATCTTTTGAGCCCACTACCAAACTCCACTCTTCACCCAACACCGATACGAACCTTGAGCCGATTACTGTTAACCCTTGTGAGAAAGGTAAAGCTGACCACAATCCATTCATAAACATCACCAAGCCTTATTCCAAACACAACGATGATTCGGATAACCTTTGCCAGGATCATGCTCATGAGATTCAATCGAATAATATTAATTTGGGGTCCTCTTTCATTGGAAGATTATTCAGTCAAGATTATACTCAGGAAGTCAGGAGGAATGTTAATCATGTCGAGAAATCTAAAGCTACATCCTTCAAACGCAAACCGGACAATACATCATCCAATTCAAACGACAATCGAAGCAGGTCCATCAAATCAAGTAAATCTCGAGACTTTAAGTGGCCAAGCCTTAGGAAGTGGTCGGCTTCTTCGAGAATTTTACACACAAAGACAATGGCTAGAAAAGTGAATCAACCAATTGCGATGCAACCGAGTTCAAacggtatcagtaataagagcaatAGGGGTATTGGGTCGGCGTTATCAGGTGAGAGTATCGAAGTAAGAGAAATCGGGAACAAAATCGGAGTCAGATGGTCCACTAAAGCACAACAATGAGCCAATTCAGGTAATCGTGTTCTTTTATTTGTCCCAATGAAGATTCTTTCTTTGAATATAAGAGGTTTGGGGAATGTCGGGAAAAGGAAAATTGGTTGGATAAAAAAACTTGTCGCGGTTCAAAAGCCAGACATCATGCTATTACAGGAAACAAAGAGTAAAAAGATATCAGATTGTTGGATAGAATATATTTGGGGTGATTCTGAATTCGGTTATGTATTTAAAAGTGCAAAGGGATTTTCAGGTGGATTGATTACTATTTGGAACACAAATGTATTTACTCTTGATCAAGCAGTAGAAAAAAACAACTTCGTGGCAATCAAAGGTTGTTGGGTTGGGCAAAAAAATGATACAGTGATCGTAAACGTCTATGGGCCTCATAAGGATGATTTAAAGCAAAAAATGTGGGAGGATCTAGAGATGCTTATGCAGATAGATAATGTCTCATGGGTTTTAGGAGGAGATTTCAATGAGGTTAGAAATGAGGAGGAACGAAGAAATTGTGTGTTCCACGAAAACCGAGCAAAAATGTTCAATGAATTTATTTACAAGAATGGATTGATCGATGTTCCATTAGGAGGTAAGAATTTCACAAGAATTAGTGATGATGGGATTAAGTTTAGCAAGATTGATAGGTTTATTGTATCGGAAAATTTCTGCTCATTGTGGGAGAACATTTCAGCATGTGTATTAGATAGAATGCATACCGATCACTGCCCGATTGTCTTGAAGAATACAGACATGGATTTTGGTCCGAAACCAACTAGGATTTTTGATGCTTGGATGGATGCAGATGGTTTTATGGATGAGGTCAGAGAGGCTTGGAGCAAAGATGTGTTCGGTTCAAGGCCGGATTGTATTTTTAGAGATAAACTTAAGAACGTAAAGGATTGTCTTCGAAAGAAACATGGGTCAAGCTATTGTATTTTGGAGGAAGATATTCGAAATTTGCAAGAAAAGGTCTCAAATCTAGAAATTAAAGCTGATATGGGGCTTCTAGATGAGGACGAGACACGTGAATGGTTGGAGACCAGAAGGAGATGGATCCAAAAGGATAAAGAGAAAGCCGAGATATTAAAACAAAAGGCTAGAATCAAATGGGCGGTCGAGGGAGATGAGAATAGCAAATACTTTCACGCTATTATTAAAAGAAGAACAAACAAAAACAATATACTAGGGCTTAACATCAATGGAGTGTGGTGTGAAATTCCGTCTGTTATAAAAAATGAAGCATTTAGTCACTTTAAAAAACTGTACGATATGCAGAATCAAAGGGAAGCAGAATTTGAGGTTTCGAATTTGAAGAAGCTGAGTTGTGTGGAAGCAGAAAGTATTGAGGCCCCATTTTCCGAATCTGAAATATTACAAGCAATCAAAAGCTGTTGTGCGGCGAAGGCGCCGGATGGTTTTAATCTCAAGTTTTATACAGTGTGTTGGGATATTATTAAAGATGATTTAATCAAAGCTTTTCAATGGTTTTGGGAGAATGGTGAAATATCGAGGGGTTGTAACGCTTCTTTCATTTCGTTAATCCCAAAGAAAAAGGACCCCTTAAATCTTTCTGATTTCCGGCCTATTAGCCTTATCGGGAGTTTCTATAAAATTTTATCCAAGATGCTATCCACTAGGCTGAGAAAAGTAATGGGGAGTATTATTGGAGAAGAACAATGCGCATTCGTAAAAGGTCGTCATATCCTAGATGGTATTCTGATCGCGAACGAAGCCGTGAATGACCTAATTGGAAATCGAAAGAAAAGTTTCATATTTAAGGCAGACTTCGAGAAAGCGTTCGATAGCATTAATTGGGATTATTTATTTGAGATAATACGGGGCATGGGATTTGGTAACAAATGGTTAAAGTGGATTCAGGCATGCCTACGGTCAACTTCGATATCGATATTAGTCAATGGCTCCCCGACAAAAGAGTTTAACATGAAAAAGGGAGTAAGGCAAGGGGATCCGTTATCTCCTTATCTATTCATAATAGCGGCCGAGGGTTTAAATGTGCTAATAAATAGAGCGGTTGAATGTTCTATCTTTAAAGGTGTCGAAATAGGAAACGAGAAGATTATATTATCTCATCTCCGAAGATTCGATCTTTTTCGGTGAATGGAACAAACGAAACTTGCGTAACTTAATAAAGCTTCTGAAATGTTTTGAGGACATGTCGGGTCTAAAAATCAATTTAAATAAAAGTTGCATTATAGGCACAGGTATGAGTACGTTGGAGGTCAATGAAATGGCAACTTGGGTGGGATGTAAGGCGGAAAAACTCCCGTTTAATTATCTTGGGCTCCCTATTGGCGCAAATATGAGAAGGTTAAAAGAATGGGACCCGATAATCGATAAGTTTCAAAAACGGTTAGCCGAGTGGAAAGCTCGATCGATGTCGTTTGGCGGTCGTTTAACAATTATAAAATATGTCTTGGGAAAAATGGGATTTAATTGCACTTCCTTACGATAAGGGCGGGCTTAATGTGGGTTCTCTTAAGGCTAAAAACTTGGCTTTACTAGGGAAATGGTGGTGGAAGTTTAAAACTTCCAAAGACACTTTGTGGATTCGGATTATAAAAAGCATATTTGGGATTGAAGGGGGGTTGGGAAACTGTTCTAATATGGCTAATCTAAAAGCAAATAATTCAACCTGGAAATATATTATGCAAGTGGGTAGGGATATTGATAATCTTGGCATCAATTTCACTAATTCTTTCATAAAAAAGATCGCGGATGGAAAACTAACACAATTTTGGAAAGAGCGTTGGTGTGGTGATCAAATTTTCAAAGACAGGTTCCAAAGGCTGTTTAGGCTCGAGAAAGAACAAAATGCTACTGTTTTTGATAGAATTCGCAGAGTGGAAGACAAGCTAACATTTTCATGGAATTGGTCAAGGGAGCTTTCGGGTCGGTTAGTTGGGGAGCTGCAGAACCTGAGTGATTTAATTTCTCAGCAGTTTTTCAATGGCAAAGAGCAAGATTCTTGGGCATGGTCTCTCTCTACAAATGGTATTCTCACCACAAAGGTACTATCTTCTCTGATAGAAGATTCAATTTTACCAAGTGGGAGTACAATAGTTAAAACTTTCAGAAACAAATTAGTCCCAAGTAAAGTTGAATTTTTTGTGTGGAGGACAAGAAGGAAAAGAATTCCGGTTAGGGTCGAACTAGATAAACGAGGCATTGATTTAGATTCGGTGAGATGTCCCGTATGTGATGAGGATATTGAAACGGTGGAGCATTCCATCATTCTTTGTAAACGGGCGGCGGCTATTTGGTCTAAGGTTTTCTCGTGGTGGAACCTAGGAACTCCTTCAAATCAGTGCATCGATGAGATATTCAAGGGTGATCATAGTAACATATCTTCTGATATGGGTGCAGTTTTGTGGCAAGCAACCAAATTCGGGTATGTGATTTGGAATCATAGGAATAAATCTACTTTCGGGAAAGAAAAGTCGAGTAGTGCATCAATTTTCAACGAGATTCAGGTGTTAAGTCATACTTGGATTTCGAGCAGGTTAAAAAAGTTTTCGGTGGACTGGCACAAGTGGTTCTACAATCCGAAGTCGTTTGTTTCAAATGATGTGTGTAAAACTGGAATAGGCTAGTTCTTTTAGCTCATTCCATTTGTATTTCGGTTTTTATCAGTGGCATATACACATTTGTGCTCTCTGATGTATTTTTGTaactttatatattaatttaattttgttgcctttcaaaaaaaaaaaaaaaaaaaaaaaaaaaaaaaaaaaaaaaaactataatgtCTTTTAACTCGGCACATGTCACCATTGCATGTGGGTCATAACGTTAGGTCGGGCTATATAACAAAGTTTTATGTCGGTTTGTTATACTACTCCGTATTAGTTTAGATATTAAAAAGCATAAATAGGTTTGCAAgccacctatttaaatatataataaaaggtTTACGAAACATTCTAATAGGTATTATCATAATCAATTTCTTTATAACACAACTTTGCATTCTTTGATTCAAATTTTACATATAACTTTCATACATTTTATCCATAGCAAATAGCAAGTTTAAACTTAAAATACCATACGAAAGATAATTTCAACACGATATATCGCACTCGTATCATTGTATTCATTCAACATCGACCATCTCCAACTATCGCATGCATACAAATCATTCATCATAGTGCATATCCATCAATATATCACCACATCTCTCCTTGTACCATCAACCCATTTATTCAAATCATTTCATTTGTTAAAATGTTAGCCATCAAGTGAAAGTTTAGTTAAATGTATCATCTTTATTTTATTTAATACAACATAAATTGCATAAATATCTACAAGTCAAATTATAGTTGTACCTATTATTTACTATTCAGTAGccaaaattttaatataatttaacAAAACCTTCTATAGACCTATATACACTTGTACAAAAAGGTATACATACTTATGTGTAGCATACTTCCTTGTGGGTTAATGTAATTAAAAGCATTTATGGAGATTCGGGGTCTTTCCTTCCGGGTTGGGGTATCTCTTCATCTTTATCTAACACTACTTGGAGTGATGTTATCAAAACAGGTTGTGCGATTGATGGCCTTGGTGTGCAATTCACGAACAAAGGCGGACCTAGTGTATTAAGgagaaaggggggggggggggggggggggggggggggggggggggcgccccggtggatttcgaaattttagtgcaaattttttcggtttttcttttttgcccccggtggaaattttttttgccccaaaccttTCATATCTTGCaccaaaaccttcgtatttttcccaaaaaccttcaaattttgcgcaaaaaactctatattttgcaaCAAAAAAATTccctacgttttaaaaaaaaattcgcccccggtgaaaaaaatttcTGGATCCGCCACTGTTCACGAAGTCATTTACTAAGGTGATCGGTAATGGTAAGAGTACTTCTTTTTGGAGCGATGTGTGGATTGGGGATAAACCGTTAAAGGAGGTTTTCAAAAGATTGGTGCGGCTTGATTCTTCTCCAAATGCGATGGTGGCCGATAGAGTGAGATGGAATGGTAACACCCTTGTTCCGGTTTGGCAATGGTCTCGGGTAATTTCAGGAAGAACCAGCGGGGAGCTTACGGATCTAGAACAAATGTTATCGTCTGCAGCAACACCGCCAAGTGACAAAGATGATAGTTGGGTATGGAAATTGTGCGGATCCGGTATCTTCTCTACCAAAGCGTTAACAAAGTTACTTATGGTTTCATGTTTTCCTCCAAATTCGACGAACTTGGCTACTTTGAAAAATAAATTGGTTCCTATTAAAGTTGGTGTTTTCATATGGAGGGCTAGAAGGAATAGAATCCCCGTTTTGTTTGAACTTGATAAACGGGGCATTGACTTACATTCCGTACTTTGCCCGCTATGTGATAACACTATTGAGTCAGTTGATCATACACTTTTCTCGTGTCCAAAGGTGCGTGAAATTTGGGTGAAAATCTATAAATGGTGGGGGATGAATGCGGCTTCTTATGGTCTTATATCCTTAGAAGGACTTTATCGAGGGGAAACAACGTTTCAATGCTCGGATTTGGGTGCGAAAGTTTGGCAAGCTATGGTGTGGACTTCCTTTTATCTCATTTGGAAAAACCGGAATCAAAAAGTGTTCAACAAATCATGTTGGTCTTCTCCGGTGGCCCTAAATGAAATACAAGTGAAGAGTTTTGAATGGATTGCGAAAAGGTGTAAAACGAAGAATATTGAGTGGCTCGATTGGCTTCAAAATCCGTCTAGTCTTGTTGTTTAATCCTTATTATTTTGAGCTTGTATAGATGTGATAACTAGATACTATTGGTAAGATTCTAGCTCGGTATTTTATTGTTAGTGTCTTGTGAGAACCTTTGTAATATTTTGAGATTTATATAATaaattgccgttaaaaaaaaaaaattgtgtagcCTACTAACTTCTGTATATATGATCATGCAAGTCCAAATTCCAAATCCTCATACAAGTTGTCAAAATGCAAGAATGTGAACTTCAGACCAACACCACATAATATACCCAAAAACATGTCACGAGACTCCCTATTACACCAAGCATTCATACCCCACCCGGGCCCACCCTACCCCACCGGACCCACCTTACCGGATCCTACTCAGCCACCCACCCCTTATCCCCCAACCATCTTTTCCTATAAGTTTGAGCTTTTACTTTTAAGCAAAACTATGCTTCACATTTCAGATCTCTTTGTTTCTTCTATGGCTTCATCTTTACTTCTTTTCATTTCCATTCTCACCCTCAATCTTTCTTCTATTTCCATTATTGCCCTTAAGGTTCATGTTGGTGCTGATACTAGCCTTAATTTAGTAAGCTTTATTCTTCACTGAATTTCTTAGCAtctaattttaattatatttacattttttatttttaatatacagtcTAAAGAGTGTAGCAAAACATGTGAATCCTCCTTTTGCAAAGGTAGAAATCAATAATGTTTTTTTTAATAAGCAGGTAGTTTTATTcagttattctaataataataaataaaataaataaaatcatTTTGCATATTTTGTTAGTGCCACCATTGCTGAGATATGGAAAATACTGTGGAATATTATACAGTGGATGCCCAGGAGAGAAGCCATGTGATGAACTTGATGCATGTTGTATGAAACATGATGCTTGCATTTCAGCCAATAACAGTTAGTATTATTTCTACCATATTTATCACGTTCTTGttgatttcattttttttttttttgacaaaaaaatttactattaaaattAGAATACCTTCATCAATAAATGAAGTATTCTATAAACTGATACAACATTCCGACGACCGTTAAGGCTCGAAAAAAATAAACAATCTCGAAAGACCTAAGATGTAACTAACTCAAACCTAGCCAAAATTAGAATGGTCATACAACTATTAAAGAGCTAAGATGTAAATAACTCAAAGGCTCGAAAAATTAATATTGGAATATCTTGTTGATTTCATGATTAAAGAAAGATTCAGCATATTAATTGTTAGTAGAATCAGTATATAAATTTTGTTGCTTTTTGGTTGGTACtcaattattataagtatatatatatatatatatatatatatatatatatatatatatatatatatatatatatatatatatatatatatatatatatatatatatcaatcaaaTAGTATAATTTTGTCCTAAAACTTCTCCAAAAATAAAGTGTGCTTTTTGTATGCTTacaaatatatgaatttgaaatttAGTGAGTCCAAAATGAAATTCAAAACAATAGCGACCTAAAACCCTACATGTGAGTACTATGCAATATGGAACTTGCGAACTGATTTCGAACTTTATTTTGGCATATAAATATATTATGAAGTAATAAATAGATATAGGTAATCATATGTTTCTAATGaatgtatgtattttattttattttatttttttaacggcaaagaaagtatgtattatatatatcaacACGAAATAATTACAATAATGTCACGCTTACAAAAACGGAATTACATCTAGGAAAACAAAACGACAAATATATAACCGAGATAGTAAGACTCCACAAGTGTGCAGGAAAACGCCGTAGTCCGTTCATTATCATTAAGGTCGAGATTGGACTTGAGAAGAATTAACTAAACAAGCTGGAGTGGGGACAGAGCACAGTGTTGGAAATTCAACGACAAAGCCCCCTGATCCACCTCAAATTCTCTCGACCAAAACGACTACTCCAGGAGTGGGGCAAAAAACCTGCGTGGAGAACAATTAATTAACCTATCCCGGATCTCCTAGAAGATAAAGCTAGCGAATCATAACCTCGTGGA
This genomic window from Rutidosis leptorrhynchoides isolate AG116_Rl617_1_P2 chromosome 2, CSIRO_AGI_Rlap_v1, whole genome shotgun sequence contains:
- the LOC139887763 gene encoding uncharacterized protein; the encoded protein is MSWEKWDLIALPYDKGGLNVGSLKAKNLALLGKWWWKFKTSKDTLWIRIIKSIFGIEGGLGNCSNMANLKANNSTWKYIMQVGRDIDNLGINFTNSFIKKIADGKLTQFWKERWCGDQIFKDRFQRLFRLEKEQNATVFDRIRRVEDKLTFSWNWSRELSGRLVGELQNLSDLISQQFFNGKEQDSWAWSLSTNGILTTKVLSSLIEDSILPSGSTIVKTFRNKLVPSKVEFFVWRTRRKRIPVRVELDKRGIDLDSVRCPVCDEDIETVEHSIILCKRAAAIWSKVFSWWNLGTPSNQCIDEIFKGDHSNISSDMGAVLWQATKFGYVIWNHRNKSTFGKEKSSSASIFNEIQVLSHTWISSRLKKFSVDWHKWFYNPKSFVSNDVCKTGIG
- the LOC139887764 gene encoding uncharacterized protein; translation: MVADRVRWNGNTLVPVWQWSRVISGRTSGELTDLEQMLSSAATPPSDKDDSWVWKLCGSGIFSTKALTKLLMVSCFPPNSTNLATLKNKLVPIKVGVFIWRARRNRIPVLFELDKRGIDLHSVLCPLCDNTIESVDHTLFSCPKVREIWVKIYKWWGMNAASYGLISLEGLYRGETTFQCSDLGAKVWQAMVWTSFYLIWKNRNQKVFNKSCWSSPVALNEIQVKSFEWIAKRCKTKNIEWLDWLQNPSSLVV
- the LOC139890702 gene encoding phospholipase A2-alpha-like, which encodes MASSLLLFISILTLNLSSISIIALKVHVGADTSLNLSKECSKTCESSFCKVPPLLRYGKYCGILYSGCPGEKPCDELDACCMKHDACISANNNDYLSENCNKGLLGCVERFKKSGSNTFKGNTCDANDVTSTITLVMDAAVLAGRYIHKP